A window of the Plasmodium knowlesi strain H genome assembly, chromosome: 2 genome harbors these coding sequences:
- a CDS encoding mitochondrial carrier protein, putative, with product MGQVKEVEMEEKGKMHNVQEPSMLQTLYGSIIASTISRVLLYPLDTVKINKQVDTSNRQVGGAATPLSHACISNPLKIGRTCFFLPAFIKKFGYRGLYSGFVFSAMTTIPATSLYFCCFEYLKRIKINWNNNFGDEKTGSPQKTNSLSFVNYFTIAFLAEAISCVLFVPIDVIKERLQAQRYLKLKEYKTSYHLVKDLIRKEGFFRLYRGYISTCLTYGMFGGSFFFLQNMGMDLMKRLEIEPSNLNNLKLNLLCSMLSGIITSPLEVVRIRYQLQEKNRTPFFYNNSLDGIKKLWSEGSGKIINLFKGNLYRCSLVCLSMTMNVTIIDIYKQFA from the exons atgGGCCAAGTCAAGGAGGtagaaatggaggaaaaaggaaaaatgcacaatGTACAAG AACCCTCCATGCTGCAGACCCTATATGGGTCCATCATCGCCTCGACCATCAGCAGAGTTCTTCTGTACCCACTTGACACGGTGAAGATAAATAAACAAGTGGACACAAGCAACAGGCAAGTGGGGGGTGCTGCCACGCCACTCAGCCACGCATGTATCTCCAATCCTCTGAAGATAGGTCGCACttgctttttcctccctgCGTTTATCAAAAAATTTGGCTACAGGGGGCTCTACAGTGGTTTTGT CTTCTCTGCCATGACGACCATCCCCGCGACGAGCCTCTACTTCTGTTGTTTCGAATACCTCAAGAGGATCAAAATAAATTGGAACAACAATTTCGGGGACGAGAAAACGGGATCTCCACAGAAGACCAATTCGTTGAGTTTTGTGAATTACTTCACCATAG CTTTCCTGGCCGAGGCCATCTCCTGCGTCCTGTTCGTCCCCATTGATGTAATTAAGGAGAGGCTGCAG GCGCAACGATACTTGAAATTGAAGGAGTACAAGACTTCCTACCACCTGGTGAAGGATTTAATTCGCAAGGAGGGCTTCTTTAGG TTGTACAGAGGCTACATCTCCACCTGCTTAACCTACGGCATGTTTGGAGgctcattcttttttctccaaaat ATGGGAATGGACCTCATGAAAAGACTAGAGATCGAACCGTCCAATTTAAACAACCTCAAATTAAACCTCCTTTGTTCCATGTTGTCTGGTATAATAACTTCCCCCCTTGAAGTAGTCAGGATACG ATATCAACTGCAGGAAAAGAATAgaaccccctttttttacaacaactCCCTTGAc ggaattaaaaagttgTGGAGCGAGGGCAGCGGGAAGATTATTAACCTCTTCAAAGGAAACCTCTACCGATGCTCCCTTGTGTGCCTCAGCATGACCATGAACGTAACGATTATAGATATATACAAGCAATTCGCGTGA